The following proteins are encoded in a genomic region of Mustela erminea isolate mMusErm1 chromosome 3, mMusErm1.Pri, whole genome shotgun sequence:
- the MRPL22 gene encoding 39S ribosomal protein L22, mitochondrial isoform X3, translating into MDAESEGQAGLREIYHCRRQIKYSKDKMWYLAKLIRGMSIDQALAQLEFNDKKGAQIIKEVLLEAQDMAVRDHNVEFRSNLYIAESTSGRGQYLKRIRYHGRGRFGIMEKVFCHYFVKLVEGPPPPREAPKTAVTHAKEYIQELRNRTIIHTL; encoded by the exons GAAATCTACCATTGTCGAAGGCaaataaaatacagcaaagaTAAGATGTGGTATTTGGCAAAATTG ATACGAGGAATGTCCATTGACCAGGCTTTGGCTCAACTAGAATTCAATGACAAAAAGGGGGCCCAGATAATTAAAGAG GTTCTCTTAGAAGCACAAGATATGGCAGTGAGAGACCACAATGTGGAATTCAGATCCAATTTATATATAG CTGAGTCGACGTCAGGGCGAGGCCAGTACCTGAAACGTATCCGATACCATGGCAGAGGTCGCTTCGGGATCATGGAGAAGGTTTTTTGCCATTATTTTGTGAAGTTGGTGGAAGGTCCCCCACCTCCCCGTGAGGCACCGAAGACTGCAGTCACCCACGCCAAAGAGTATATTCAGGAGCTCCGCAACCGGACGATTATTCACACTCTGTGA